In Brockia lithotrophica, one DNA window encodes the following:
- a CDS encoding Flagellar basal-body rod protein FlgF, which translates to MERSFSLSVQGLVAGLRQLDVLAHRVANLDTPGALPREAVLEENPGLRFTLLPPESDPRGVYLGTGIRLAATPLGDDRGISVETGSATDLFAEDGGWFALRALDGGEVVYARSLSLTRVPGPDGDRLMVGRYALLADGGGPLVLPSGAAFRVDAEGRVFVREGTGERFLARLSAGRLANPEALRPMGDGLYFAPAGIAEFSLPTIVRQGVRRVPGDAEVLARTLPAARYLSLTARALSAADTFAGMAAELIRR; encoded by the coding sequence GTGGAACGAAGCTTCTCCCTTTCCGTTCAAGGTCTGGTTGCCGGCCTTCGCCAGCTCGACGTTCTCGCGCACCGCGTCGCCAACCTCGATACCCCCGGGGCGCTGCCGCGGGAAGCGGTCCTCGAGGAGAACCCCGGACTCCGGTTTACCCTCTTGCCCCCGGAAAGCGACCCGCGCGGCGTGTACCTGGGTACGGGGATCCGCTTGGCCGCAACACCGCTTGGGGATGACCGGGGGATCTCCGTGGAAACCGGGAGTGCCACCGACCTCTTTGCCGAAGACGGCGGGTGGTTTGCCCTCCGGGCGTTGGACGGCGGGGAAGTGGTGTACGCCCGCAGCCTTTCCTTGACGCGCGTTCCCGGCCCGGACGGCGATCGCCTGATGGTGGGGCGGTACGCCTTGCTCGCGGACGGCGGTGGACCGCTCGTCCTTCCCTCCGGCGCGGCATTTCGCGTGGACGCCGAAGGCAGGGTCTTCGTGCGTGAGGGGACCGGGGAACGTTTTCTGGCGCGCCTTTCCGCGGGACGTCTTGCCAATCCCGAAGCCCTGCGCCCGATGGGGGACGGTCTTTACTTCGCCCCTGCGGGGATTGCCGAGTTTTCGCTACCCACAATCGTCCGCCAGGGGGTTCGTCGAGTTCCCGGCGACGCGGAAGTTCTCGCCCGAACGCTCCCCGCGGCGCGCTACCTTTCCCTGACGGCTCGGGCGCTGAGCGCAGCGGACACCTTTGCGGGGATGGCCGCCGAACTCATCCGGAGGTAG
- a CDS encoding Flagellar basal-body rod protein FlgF has protein sequence MLRGADAASAGFLLGMRRGEILTHNLVNADTPGYRAEDPLVRGFSAVLFEEIHRIRRPLGEGVLSAYVAGTHTRFTPGPLVETGRPLDFAFVGEAVRPAGALPFFVLVDPAGNFYATRDGRFVPGDDGFLYGPGGFRVADDAGNPIYLGGQPFTVGPDGVLDVSGRVVRLGVVSLGGASLVPLADLTRVGDGVFRLTGVAVQGPLLPPEGVAVRNGAYEGSNVDLGRELPALVANLRFAEFSGRSLASAYEALQRLSDAAGRW, from the coding sequence GTGCTCAGGGGTGCAGACGCCGCATCGGCGGGTTTCCTACTCGGGATGCGGAGAGGCGAGATCCTCACGCACAACCTCGTAAACGCCGACACTCCCGGATACCGTGCGGAGGATCCCCTCGTGCGCGGTTTTTCGGCCGTTCTCTTCGAAGAAATCCATCGGATCCGTCGTCCGCTCGGCGAAGGCGTGCTTTCGGCGTACGTGGCGGGCACGCACACGCGTTTTACGCCCGGACCGCTCGTAGAAACGGGCCGTCCCCTGGATTTCGCGTTCGTGGGCGAAGCGGTACGTCCCGCCGGCGCACTTCCCTTTTTCGTCCTCGTGGATCCCGCGGGCAACTTCTACGCCACGCGGGACGGGCGCTTCGTCCCGGGCGACGACGGATTCCTCTACGGCCCGGGCGGATTTCGAGTTGCGGACGACGCCGGCAATCCCATCTACCTCGGCGGGCAGCCGTTCACCGTTGGGCCGGATGGAGTTCTCGACGTCTCCGGCAGGGTCGTACGCCTCGGTGTGGTGTCTTTGGGTGGTGCCTCTTTGGTGCCCCTTGCGGACCTTACCCGCGTCGGAGATGGCGTGTTTCGCCTGACGGGCGTAGCCGTTCAGGGGCCGTTGCTTCCCCCCGAAGGAGTTGCTGTACGGAACGGCGCGTACGAAGGTTCTAACGTCGACCTCGGGCGCGAGCTCCCGGCCCTCGTGGCGAACCTTCGGTTTGCCGAATTCAGCGGCCGAAGCCTCGCGTCTGCGTACGAAGCCCTACAACGGCTTTCCGACGCCGCCGGACGCTGGTAA
- a CDS encoding Rod shape-determining protein MreB: MITRDIGIDLGTANVLIYQRGKGIVLDEPSVVALSESGEVLAVGRDAYRMVGRTPGNIVAVRPLRDGVIADFEVTEKMLATFLERVGLRGFFRRPRVLVCAPTNITPVEQKAIRETIERTGAREVWIEQEPKVAAIGAGLDIFQPSGNMVIDIGGGTTDVAVFSMGDIVAAASINVAGDKFDTSIMQYLRSKHRLLVGERTAETIKIEIGEVYPGARNASLEVRGRHMVTGLPQTVTITSEEVRIVLREVAEEIVATARSVLERTPPELAADIIDRGILLTGGGALIAGMDRLLAEELKVPVFIAEDPMTAVARGTGVLLEQMDKLMRPRGDR, from the coding sequence GTGATTACGCGGGACATCGGCATCGATTTGGGCACGGCCAACGTCCTCATCTACCAGCGTGGGAAAGGAATCGTCCTCGACGAACCGTCGGTAGTCGCCCTTTCGGAAAGCGGAGAGGTTCTAGCCGTAGGAAGGGACGCCTATCGCATGGTCGGGCGAACCCCGGGGAACATCGTCGCCGTGCGCCCTTTGCGCGACGGGGTGATCGCCGACTTCGAGGTTACGGAAAAGATGCTGGCCACGTTTTTGGAGCGCGTGGGTTTGCGCGGGTTTTTTCGCCGCCCGCGCGTTTTGGTCTGCGCGCCGACGAACATCACCCCCGTGGAACAGAAGGCAATTCGCGAGACGATCGAGCGGACGGGAGCGCGCGAGGTGTGGATCGAGCAAGAGCCCAAGGTAGCCGCGATCGGGGCGGGTCTGGACATCTTTCAGCCTTCGGGGAACATGGTGATCGACATCGGCGGCGGTACCACGGACGTGGCGGTGTTTTCCATGGGGGACATCGTCGCCGCGGCGTCGATCAACGTCGCGGGGGATAAGTTCGACACGTCGATCATGCAGTACTTGCGGAGCAAACATCGGTTGCTCGTGGGAGAGCGCACGGCGGAGACGATCAAGATCGAGATCGGCGAGGTGTACCCCGGCGCGCGCAATGCCTCGCTCGAGGTGCGCGGAAGGCATATGGTCACGGGCTTACCGCAGACGGTGACGATCACCTCCGAGGAAGTACGCATCGTCTTGCGGGAGGTCGCGGAGGAGATCGTCGCGACGGCGCGTTCGGTCCTCGAGCGAACGCCGCCGGAACTCGCCGCGGACATCATCGACAGGGGGATCTTGCTCACAGGAGGGGGTGCTCTGATCGCGGGGATGGATCGGCTTCTCGCGGAGGAGCTCAAGGTTCCCGTGTTCATCGCCGAGGATCCCATGACCGCCGTCGCCCGCGGTACGGGCGTGCTCCTCGAGCAGATGGACAAGCTCATGCGGCCGCGCGGCGATCGGTAG
- a CDS encoding Stage III sporulation protein D, protein MHDYIRERTLKIAQHLIETRKTVRAIAKDFDISKSTVHKDLTERLPEIHPELWKEVREILEYHKQIRHLRGGEATRRKYKRERVLGEACGEVQEDSR, encoded by the coding sequence TTGCACGATTACATCCGTGAACGCACGCTAAAGATCGCCCAGCACCTCATCGAGACACGGAAGACCGTGCGGGCGATCGCCAAGGACTTTGACATTTCCAAGAGTACCGTACACAAGGACCTCACCGAACGCCTGCCGGAAATCCACCCCGAGCTGTGGAAGGAAGTCCGGGAAATTCTCGAGTACCACAAACAGATCCGGCACCTCCGGGGCGGAGAGGCGACGCGGAGGAAGTATAAACGCGAACGCGTTCTCGGGGAAGCCTGCGGGGAAGTCCAAGAGGATTCGCGGTAG
- a CDS encoding Stage II sporulation protein related to metaloproteases (SpoIIQ) has translation MDKEHARETQEVGQGSSASRAAGGEGREDRVFARIARTFRSLPAQKWFFPAVYLGAAALLLSLVFWTGKQAFVPQSAESPQPVHETQGLSSDEPPAVPTTEEAGAYAWPVSADEDIVVVRPYYDDEHLSDADRAKALVSFAGSYYPNRGIDLARKDGKPFAVLAAAPGKVVRAERDPLVGYVVWIAHEDGRTTVYESLAEVKVKAGDAVERGTAIGTAGTAAFDKDAGVHLHFEVRKGDRPENPAVLLPPLPRS, from the coding sequence GTGGACAAGGAACACGCACGCGAGACGCAGGAAGTCGGACAAGGTTCGTCGGCCTCCCGCGCCGCAGGAGGAGAGGGACGTGAAGACCGCGTGTTTGCACGCATTGCCCGAACCTTTCGCAGCCTGCCTGCGCAGAAGTGGTTCTTCCCGGCCGTATACCTGGGAGCCGCGGCCCTCCTCTTGAGCCTCGTGTTCTGGACGGGGAAACAGGCCTTCGTCCCGCAGTCGGCGGAATCCCCTCAGCCTGTACACGAGACGCAGGGACTGTCTTCCGACGAGCCCCCCGCGGTGCCCACGACAGAGGAGGCGGGAGCGTACGCTTGGCCGGTGTCCGCCGATGAGGACATCGTGGTCGTTCGGCCCTACTACGACGACGAGCACCTGAGCGACGCCGATCGCGCCAAGGCCCTCGTCTCCTTCGCGGGAAGCTACTACCCGAACCGCGGAATCGATTTGGCGCGCAAGGACGGAAAGCCTTTTGCCGTGCTCGCGGCGGCCCCCGGGAAGGTCGTCCGCGCCGAGCGCGACCCGCTCGTCGGCTACGTCGTGTGGATCGCCCACGAGGACGGGCGTACGACGGTTTACGAGAGCCTTGCGGAGGTCAAGGTCAAGGCCGGCGACGCCGTGGAACGTGGCACGGCGATCGGCACGGCGGGAACCGCGGCGTTCGATAAGGACGCGGGTGTACACCTGCACTTTGAAGTGCGAAAGGGCGATCGTCCGGAAAACCCCGCAGTCCTTCTGCCCCCGCTTCCCCGCTCGTGA
- a CDS encoding Stage II sporulation protein D (SpoIID): MRQHERGDAEIRRWLFVGAASLFAAGSAGLGAYVFRVSSPSDGERAVVYLSPAASADVHARPDLVVSVFRTQSKRVEEVALETYVAGVVAGEMPASFSPEALKAQAVAARTYAVYRLGLAGTAAAKSALRDDDWDQVYHDETVRRGKWGEAYPTYDEKVWAAVRATEGEILTYNGAPAETLYFAVSNGQTDDARDVFGGDRPYLRSVPSPWDREAPTYHKVFRFPRPEAAKKLEVSADELAQVAILEETAGKQVKRIRIGSREWNGKEVSRRLGLPSATFRLRVEGDAVVVDTYGQGHGVGMSQWGAERLARGGKTYEAILAYYYPATALARIGSSGSVATRESPRTP, encoded by the coding sequence ATGCGGCAGCACGAGCGCGGGGATGCGGAAATTCGAAGGTGGCTCTTCGTCGGTGCCGCATCGCTCTTTGCCGCGGGGAGCGCCGGACTAGGGGCCTACGTGTTTCGCGTTTCCTCTCCCTCGGACGGGGAGCGCGCGGTGGTGTACCTTTCCCCCGCGGCCTCAGCGGACGTACACGCACGTCCAGACCTGGTCGTGTCCGTCTTTCGCACCCAGAGTAAGCGCGTAGAGGAGGTGGCCCTGGAAACCTACGTCGCCGGCGTCGTCGCCGGGGAAATGCCCGCGAGCTTTTCGCCGGAAGCGCTCAAGGCGCAGGCGGTCGCCGCCCGCACGTACGCCGTGTACCGCCTGGGGCTTGCGGGGACGGCGGCGGCGAAGTCTGCCCTGCGGGACGACGACTGGGACCAGGTCTATCACGACGAGACCGTCCGCAGGGGAAAGTGGGGGGAGGCGTACCCCACGTACGACGAAAAGGTATGGGCTGCCGTGCGCGCTACCGAGGGGGAAATCCTCACGTACAACGGCGCTCCCGCCGAAACTTTGTACTTCGCCGTGAGCAACGGCCAGACGGACGACGCCCGAGACGTGTTTGGCGGCGACCGACCCTACCTGCGCAGCGTCCCTTCCCCTTGGGATCGGGAGGCGCCGACCTACCACAAGGTCTTCCGGTTTCCCCGGCCAGAAGCGGCGAAGAAGCTCGAGGTTTCCGCGGACGAGCTCGCGCAGGTCGCGATCCTCGAAGAGACGGCAGGCAAACAGGTGAAGCGCATACGCATCGGCTCCCGCGAGTGGAACGGAAAGGAGGTGAGCCGCCGGCTCGGCCTGCCTTCGGCGACCTTTCGGCTGCGCGTCGAAGGCGATGCCGTCGTCGTGGACACGTACGGCCAAGGGCACGGCGTAGGGATGAGCCAGTGGGGGGCGGAACGTCTCGCCCGCGGGGGAAAGACCTACGAGGCGATTCTCGCGTACTACTATCCGGCTACGGCGCTCGCCCGCATCGGCTCTTCCGGTTCGGTGGCAACCCGGGAATCTCCCCGCACCCCGTGA
- a CDS encoding UDP-N-acetylglucosamine 1-carboxyvinyltransferase, whose amino-acid sequence MALYRIEGGVPLTGTIRVGTAKNAVLPILAAALLAEEGTTGIEEIPNLRDVATMEAVLEALGVRIERRGTTHRLDARAIHSTEPPAELVGRMRASVLVMGPLLARMGEVRIALPGGCNIGSRPIDQHLKGFQALGAEVRLEQGVVTARASRLLGTTIYFDFPSVGATENVLMAATLAHGETVIENAAQEPEIVDLANFLNAMGARIRGAGTGTIRVEGVPRLSGTSYLPIPDRIEAGTYLVAFALTGGEGYVEGAIAEHLVPVIAKLREMGHYLEEDEEGIRIVATRSPKPVDVKTQPYPGFPTDMQPQFLALLATVPGTSVVTETVFENRFLHAAELAKMGARIRVEGRTAVVEGNSLVGARVRATDLRAGAALVLAGLAARGITEVLEIVHIERGYEQLEEKLRSIGAKIERVEDGVPASDPSPLFLPRFLAPGETVGRGT is encoded by the coding sequence TTGGCCCTGTACCGCATCGAAGGTGGGGTTCCGCTCACGGGGACGATTCGCGTAGGAACGGCCAAAAACGCGGTTCTTCCCATTCTTGCAGCGGCGCTTCTCGCAGAGGAGGGGACGACGGGAATCGAGGAAATCCCCAACCTGCGCGACGTGGCGACGATGGAAGCCGTCCTCGAAGCCCTCGGCGTACGCATCGAACGTCGCGGGACGACCCATCGCCTCGATGCCCGGGCCATCCACTCCACCGAGCCTCCGGCGGAGCTCGTCGGGCGCATGCGCGCCTCCGTGCTCGTCATGGGTCCACTCCTCGCGCGGATGGGCGAGGTACGTATCGCCTTACCCGGCGGCTGCAACATCGGGAGCCGCCCTATCGATCAGCACCTCAAGGGGTTTCAAGCTCTCGGGGCGGAAGTCCGGTTGGAACAGGGCGTTGTGACCGCCCGCGCTTCTCGCCTCCTGGGGACGACGATTTACTTCGACTTCCCGAGCGTCGGGGCTACGGAAAACGTGCTCATGGCGGCGACGCTCGCCCACGGGGAGACGGTGATCGAAAACGCCGCGCAGGAACCGGAGATCGTGGACCTCGCGAACTTTTTAAACGCCATGGGGGCGCGCATTCGCGGAGCCGGAACGGGTACGATACGCGTAGAGGGCGTACCTCGGCTCTCCGGAACCTCGTACTTGCCCATTCCTGACCGCATCGAAGCGGGGACCTACCTCGTCGCCTTTGCCTTGACGGGCGGGGAGGGGTACGTGGAGGGCGCGATCGCCGAGCATCTCGTTCCCGTGATCGCGAAGCTGCGCGAGATGGGGCACTACCTCGAGGAGGACGAAGAGGGGATCCGCATCGTCGCCACACGGTCTCCCAAACCGGTAGACGTGAAGACCCAGCCGTACCCGGGATTTCCCACGGATATGCAGCCCCAGTTTCTCGCCCTGCTCGCCACCGTTCCGGGCACGAGCGTCGTCACGGAGACCGTTTTCGAAAACCGCTTTCTCCACGCCGCCGAGCTCGCGAAAATGGGCGCGCGCATCCGCGTAGAAGGCCGAACGGCCGTGGTCGAGGGGAATTCCCTCGTCGGAGCCCGCGTACGGGCCACAGACCTGCGCGCGGGAGCCGCGCTCGTTCTCGCCGGCCTCGCCGCCCGCGGCATCACGGAGGTACTGGAGATCGTTCATATCGAGCGCGGCTACGAGCAGCTCGAGGAAAAGCTGCGGAGCATCGGGGCCAAGATCGAGCGCGTAGAGGACGGCGTACCCGCCTCCGATCCGTCACCGCTCTTTTTGCCGCGGTTCCTCGCCCCCGGAGAAACCGTCGGCCGGGGTACGTAG
- a CDS encoding NADH-ubiquinone oxidoreductase chain N: protein MNDLLLLLAPAGTLLFGGAFLLFLLLVVPPERRQFFPYLASAFVFLSFVFLVVDVQKFLVGGTPLPSSELLVRRAVFFDGFSAFFQGIFLFGAFFSLLLTPGRRAEVTGEYAELEGERSALLLLATFGAMLMASSYDLLVLFVGMEILTVAAIVLVALRRRRVASQEAAFKYVVFSGIASGIFLYGLSFLVGVAGATDVPQLLQRFAEMPWDIYPLAVLGVVLVFAGLTFKVSSVPLYLWAPDVYEGAPTSATAFLAVVSKAAGFALFLRLFYPLFLGLPGMWNGFSQLVSGLAAWVSVLTMFVANLVALRQTNLKRLLAYSSIAHSGYILVPFAASSPLALEQMLFYLLAYLFMNLGAFAVADVVSRERGDETLDALRGLYRRSPLLAAFMTLFVLSLAGIPLTAGFTGKLYLFLGAMWGGQWALAVAMAAASLIAYVYYFRILRMIFMREGEGEASVALPWPQATVLVLTAIGTLLGGVWPESFFQALTWFFGA, encoded by the coding sequence GTGAACGACCTTCTCTTGCTCCTTGCCCCTGCGGGTACGCTCCTCTTTGGCGGCGCCTTTCTCCTTTTCCTCCTTCTCGTCGTCCCCCCCGAACGGCGGCAGTTTTTCCCCTACCTGGCCTCCGCGTTCGTCTTCCTCTCTTTTGTCTTTCTCGTGGTGGACGTGCAGAAGTTCCTCGTCGGGGGGACCCCCCTCCCCTCCTCCGAGCTCCTCGTGCGCCGGGCGGTGTTCTTTGACGGTTTTTCCGCTTTTTTCCAGGGGATCTTCCTCTTCGGGGCGTTCTTTTCCCTCCTCCTCACGCCCGGGCGTCGGGCGGAAGTGACCGGCGAATACGCCGAGCTCGAAGGGGAACGTTCGGCCCTCCTCCTGTTGGCGACCTTTGGAGCCATGCTCATGGCCTCGTCCTACGACCTGCTCGTCCTCTTTGTGGGGATGGAGATCCTCACCGTAGCGGCGATCGTCCTCGTCGCCCTGCGGAGGAGGCGTGTTGCCTCACAGGAGGCGGCCTTTAAGTACGTCGTCTTTTCGGGGATCGCGAGCGGGATCTTCCTCTACGGCCTCTCGTTTCTCGTGGGGGTAGCGGGAGCGACGGACGTTCCTCAACTCTTACAGCGCTTCGCGGAGATGCCGTGGGACATCTACCCCCTCGCCGTTCTCGGAGTCGTACTCGTCTTCGCGGGTCTCACCTTCAAAGTCTCCAGCGTCCCCCTCTACCTCTGGGCGCCCGACGTGTACGAAGGGGCACCGACGTCGGCGACGGCTTTCCTCGCCGTCGTTTCCAAGGCGGCCGGGTTTGCGCTTTTCCTCCGCTTGTTCTATCCGCTCTTCCTCGGTCTTCCCGGGATGTGGAACGGGTTTTCCCAGCTCGTCTCCGGGCTTGCGGCGTGGGTAAGCGTACTTACGATGTTCGTCGCCAACCTCGTGGCTCTTCGGCAGACGAACCTCAAGCGGCTCCTCGCGTACTCGAGCATTGCCCACTCCGGGTACATTCTTGTTCCCTTTGCCGCATCCAGCCCGCTCGCCCTAGAGCAGATGCTCTTCTACCTCCTCGCCTACCTCTTCATGAATTTGGGCGCCTTTGCCGTGGCAGACGTCGTCTCGCGGGAACGCGGCGACGAGACCCTCGACGCCCTGCGCGGACTGTACCGCAGGAGTCCGCTTCTCGCGGCGTTCATGACGCTCTTCGTCCTTTCCCTTGCGGGGATCCCCTTGACCGCGGGCTTTACGGGCAAGCTCTACCTCTTCCTCGGCGCGATGTGGGGCGGGCAGTGGGCGCTCGCCGTCGCCATGGCTGCGGCGAGCTTAATCGCGTACGTGTACTACTTCCGGATTTTGCGCATGATCTTCATGCGCGAAGGCGAAGGCGAAGCCTCCGTCGCCCTTCCCTGGCCGCAGGCCACCGTCCTCGTCCTCACCGCGATCGGTACGCTTCTCGGCGGGGTGTGGCCGGAGTCGTTCTTCCAAGCGCTCACGTGGTTTTTCGGCGCCTAG
- a CDS encoding NADH-ubiquinone oxidoreductase chain L, with the protein MDLLGLGYLVVLAPLASFVLLLVFGPALGRRAHFVGITATLFSAGAAALLLFRFLQEGPVVGPRLTWLTLGDLVVDVRFEVSALSAIMLFTVSLVSFLVHVYSAGYMAGDPRYHVFYTYLSLFTFGMLALVFSANMLARYLFWEIVGLASFLLIGFWFEKPAAREAAKKAFLVTRVGDVGFFAALLFIFTYVKSFDDADLFAAVSGGAIPDWALTAIALLLFLGAAGKSGQFPLHVWLPDAMEGPTPVSALIHAATMVAAGVYLVAAAYPVFLAAPYALDVVAWVGAFTALFAGTMGLAEYDIKRVLAYSTISQLGYMMLALGVGAYVAALFHLTAHAYFKALLFLAAGSIIHATGTQDIREMGGLLRHLPRTSLAFLAGAFALVGIPPFAGFFSKEFILERTLEANPALYAMGLAAAFVTALYVGRLIGYVFFGENRSSRGVHESPPVMLIPLYVLTAFALGYGFLETPWAPLLSRFFASDGTISEIHPPVFGPDALLGVGVGLLGLFVGVYAVLQGKRVAPWGRFARPVFQVLARRYYIDDFYHVVFVRGAIALGHAAQAVQTFVVEGTVALVVLGTEALARLGSAVQNGRVQTYGAVATLGIALLLLLALWKGGLW; encoded by the coding sequence GTGGACCTCCTCGGCTTAGGGTATCTGGTCGTCCTCGCACCGCTCGCGTCGTTCGTCCTTCTTCTCGTCTTCGGGCCGGCGCTCGGCCGTCGCGCCCACTTCGTGGGGATCACGGCTACCCTCTTCTCCGCCGGTGCCGCCGCGCTCCTCCTCTTCCGGTTTCTCCAAGAGGGGCCGGTGGTCGGGCCGCGGCTTACGTGGCTCACCCTGGGCGATCTCGTCGTCGACGTGCGCTTCGAAGTGAGCGCCCTGAGCGCAATCATGCTCTTCACCGTTTCCCTCGTGAGCTTTCTCGTGCACGTGTATTCGGCGGGGTACATGGCGGGCGATCCTCGGTATCACGTCTTTTACACGTATTTGAGCCTCTTCACCTTTGGGATGCTCGCCCTCGTGTTCTCCGCCAACATGCTCGCCCGCTACCTCTTTTGGGAGATCGTAGGTCTTGCTTCTTTCCTCCTCATCGGGTTCTGGTTTGAAAAGCCCGCGGCGCGGGAGGCGGCGAAAAAGGCCTTTCTCGTCACGCGAGTGGGCGACGTCGGATTTTTTGCGGCGTTGCTCTTCATCTTTACCTACGTAAAGAGCTTCGACGACGCGGACCTCTTTGCCGCCGTGTCGGGAGGGGCGATTCCCGACTGGGCGCTCACGGCCATCGCACTTCTTCTCTTTCTCGGGGCGGCGGGGAAGTCGGGCCAATTTCCCCTTCACGTGTGGTTGCCGGATGCGATGGAGGGTCCGACGCCGGTTTCGGCGCTCATCCACGCGGCAACGATGGTCGCCGCCGGGGTGTACCTCGTCGCCGCCGCCTACCCCGTCTTCCTCGCGGCTCCCTACGCCCTTGATGTCGTCGCCTGGGTCGGAGCCTTTACCGCCCTGTTTGCCGGGACGATGGGTCTTGCGGAGTACGACATCAAGCGCGTTCTCGCCTATTCGACGATTAGCCAACTTGGATACATGATGCTCGCCCTGGGCGTCGGAGCGTACGTCGCGGCGCTCTTCCACCTCACGGCCCACGCCTACTTCAAGGCCCTCCTCTTCCTCGCCGCGGGGAGCATCATCCACGCCACGGGTACGCAGGACATCCGCGAAATGGGCGGTCTCCTTCGGCATCTGCCGCGAACGAGCCTCGCCTTCCTGGCCGGCGCGTTTGCCCTTGTGGGGATTCCCCCGTTCGCCGGGTTCTTCTCCAAGGAGTTCATCCTCGAGCGGACCTTGGAGGCGAACCCCGCCCTGTACGCCATGGGGCTCGCCGCTGCGTTCGTCACCGCCCTCTACGTCGGGAGGCTCATCGGGTACGTGTTCTTCGGCGAGAACCGTTCCTCCCGCGGCGTGCACGAGAGCCCGCCCGTCATGCTCATTCCCCTGTACGTCCTCACCGCCTTTGCCCTCGGGTACGGGTTCTTGGAAACTCCTTGGGCGCCGCTTCTCAGCCGCTTTTTTGCGTCGGACGGGACGATTTCCGAAATCCATCCTCCCGTTTTCGGCCCGGATGCCCTCCTTGGGGTAGGCGTCGGCCTTCTCGGACTTTTCGTCGGGGTCTACGCCGTCCTGCAGGGGAAGCGCGTTGCCCCATGGGGACGGTTCGCCCGCCCCGTATTCCAAGTGCTCGCCCGTCGGTACTACATCGACGACTTCTACCACGTCGTGTTTGTTCGGGGGGCGATCGCTCTCGGGCACGCCGCGCAGGCGGTTCAGACCTTTGTCGTAGAAGGGACGGTTGCCCTCGTGGTCCTCGGGACGGAGGCCCTCGCGCGTCTCGGGAGCGCCGTGCAGAACGGTCGCGTGCAGACGTACGGCGCCGTGGCCACCCTCGGCATTGCCCTTCTCCTTCTTCTCGCGCTGTGGAAAGGAGGGCTTTGGTGA
- a CDS encoding NADH-ubiquinone oxidoreductase chain K, which yields MSASLLQYLLLGAMLVTLGLYGAFTRRHAVLVLLSLEVMLGGVVLNFLAFSHYPLVSMGAAANPGVLQLLALFTIVIAAAELALGLAVTISLARLTGTSWADEYDSLRH from the coding sequence ATGAGCGCGTCGCTTCTTCAGTACCTCCTCCTCGGCGCGATGCTCGTCACCCTGGGACTCTATGGCGCATTTACGCGGCGCCACGCGGTTCTCGTTCTCCTCTCCTTGGAGGTGATGCTCGGCGGCGTCGTTCTCAACTTTCTCGCCTTTTCCCACTACCCCCTCGTTTCCATGGGAGCGGCGGCAAATCCCGGAGTTCTCCAGCTTTTGGCCCTCTTCACGATTGTGATCGCGGCGGCGGAGCTCGCCTTAGGTCTTGCGGTGACGATCTCCCTCGCGCGCCTCACGGGAACCTCCTGGGCCGACGAGTACGACTCCCTCAGACACTGA
- a CDS encoding NADH-ubiquinone oxidoreductase chain J, with translation MMWSYAFFLLFAFLTLGSVFLLLSLRQTLHAVFAAMGAFLGLAALYFLLGAEFVATVQVLVYAGAVTILAAFGVMLSRHRGEGRTTTGEILGFASALSFFLLVAAFLWKARFPLLGARGEGFAHLQDLGELAFDPAYGLAIVLGGLLLALALVGAVLIAREDEP, from the coding sequence GTGATGTGGAGCTACGCGTTCTTCCTCCTCTTCGCCTTCCTCACCTTGGGCAGCGTGTTCCTTCTTCTCTCCCTGCGGCAGACCCTTCACGCGGTGTTTGCCGCCATGGGGGCCTTCCTCGGGTTGGCTGCCCTCTACTTCCTCCTCGGAGCGGAGTTTGTGGCCACCGTTCAGGTCCTCGTGTACGCGGGGGCCGTGACGATCCTCGCCGCTTTTGGCGTGATGCTCTCCCGCCACCGAGGAGAAGGGCGGACCACCACGGGGGAAATTCTCGGATTTGCCTCCGCCCTGAGCTTTTTCCTCCTCGTGGCAGCGTTCCTCTGGAAGGCGCGCTTCCCCCTTCTCGGTGCGCGCGGGGAAGGGTTTGCCCACCTCCAGGACCTCGGGGAACTCGCCTTTGATCCGGCTTACGGCCTCGCTATCGTCCTCGGTGGACTTCTCCTCGCCCTCGCTCTCGTCGGGGCCGTCCTCATCGCAAGGGAGGATGAACCATGA